The proteins below come from a single Metarhizium brunneum chromosome 1, complete sequence genomic window:
- the LAE1_0 gene encoding Secondary metabolism regulator, which yields MSSPKMPDKAKQSPSPKPLSPAGDPAPPLLADDRPTNTQIPFRWTDDDTDSALGDEGSILSSTVSLNESIYNYRDLHGRTYQNSSTTEYWGPNDDTQNLGLDIAHHFITLLLGDRLFEAPIPERPTKVLDVGTGTGIWAIDMADAYPSSEIIGTDISPIQPVWVPQNLTFEIEDAQLDWTFNPSSFDFIHMRALYGSIGDWPRLYHQAYTALKPGGWLEDFEFTITLHSDLPEIRDDPDHIFKRWGTVFMEAGDRMGKSLRIGMNGRMTRYMREAGFEHITQKYYQVPVGGWSTDYTYKQIGLYNLTFMEDSLEGFALFLLREIMGWEYARVQVFLAEMRTALRHTKSRPYYLVTNAFAQKPETATS from the exons ATGTCGAGCCCAAAGATGCCAGACAAGGCGAAGCAGTCTCCGTCGCCCAAGCCTCTCTCACCTGCGGGCGACCCTGCGCCTCCCTTGCTTGCCGACGACCGCCCTACCAATACGCAAATCCCGTTT AGATGGACTGATGACGATACCGACTCAGCgctgggcgacgagggcag CATTCTGTCATCGACTGTTTCCCTCAACGAAAGCATCTACAACTACCGCGACCTCCATGGTCGCACGTACCAGAACTCCAGCACCACTGAATACTGGGGTCCAAATGATGACACACAAAACCTAGGGCTTGACATTGCCCACCACTTTATTACCCTACTCCTGGGCGACCGACTCTTCGAGGCGCCAATCCCCGAGAGGCCAACCAAAGTCCTCGACGTTGGCACCGGAACGGGCATCTGGGCCATCGACATGGCCGACGCCTACCCGTCCTCTGAGATCATCGGCACAGACATCAGCCCCATCCAACCAGTCTGGGTACCTCAAAATCTGACCTTTGAGATCGAAGACGCCCAGCTCGACTGGACCTTCAACCCCTCCTCTTTTGACTTCATCCACATGCGCGCCCTATACGGTAGCATCGGCGACTGGCCGCGACTCTACCACCAGGCGTACACGGCCCTCAAACCCGGCGGATGGCTGGAAGACTTCGAATTCACCATCACCCTGCACAGCGACTTGCCCGAAATCAGAGACGACCCAGATCACATCTTCAAGCGGTGGGGCACCGTATTCATGGAGGCGGGTGACCGGATGGGCAAGAGCTTGCGGATCGGCATGAACGGCCGCATGACGCGATACATGCGCGAAGCGGGATTCGAACACATCACTCAAAAGTATTATCAGGTGCCGGTGGGCGGTTGGAGTACCGACTACACCTACAAACAGATTGGACTGTACAATCTGACCTTTATGGAAGACAGCCTGGAGGGATTTGCGTTGTTCCTCTTGAGAGAGATCATGGGCTGGGAGTACGCACGCGTCCAGGTCTTTTTGGCCGAGATGCGAACTGCGCTGCGGCATACTAAGAGCCGGCCGTATTATCTTGT GACGAATGCGTTTGCGCAGAAACCAGAGACTGCTACAAGCTAG